A genomic window from Lotus japonicus ecotype B-129 chromosome 1, LjGifu_v1.2 includes:
- the LOC130728126 gene encoding ATP-dependent 6-phosphofructokinase 3-like, giving the protein MVEGAIKERVKGSMVEGEGGVAAVCFGLGKEKVESVKRHLFLNLGGYKGFYAHNTISLTSKGVNDIHKRGGNDTTKIVDSIQDQGINRVYIIGGDGTQRGACKIFEV; this is encoded by the exons ATGGTTGAAGGAGCTATTAAGGAAAGGGTGAAAGGTTCCATGGTTGAGGGAGAAGGAGGTGTGGCGGCTGTGTGTTTTGGGTTAGGGAAGGAGAAGGTTGAGTCAGTGAAGAGGCACTTATTTCTGAACTTG GGTGGATACAAGGGTTTCTATGCTCACAATACAATCTCTCTAACTTCTAAGGGCGTGAATGACATACACAAGCGAGGAGGAAATGACACCACTAAGATAGTTGACAGTATTCAGGATCAAGGAATCAATCGG GTTTATATAATTGGAGGAGATGGAACTCAGAGGGGTGCATGTAAGATTTTTGAG GTTTAG
- the LOC130713527 gene encoding heat shock 70 kDa protein-like, translated as MVLVAYGILIEVYEGERSRASDNNMLGSFILYGLPPAPRNHPFDVCFSIDEDGILTVSAEEKTTGNWNEITITNDRERLSTEEINRLIQEAKMYQAEDKKFLRQANAMNALDDCVYKMRNTLIKKDTNSKLCSQEKEKISSAIAKATNLLDYHNQLDEVDVLEDYVEELKSRFERIVGKIG; from the coding sequence ATGGTATTGGTAGCGTATGGAATATTGATTGAAGTTTATGAGGGTGAGAGATCAAGAGCCAGTGACAACAACATGCTTGGTTCTTTTATTCTCTATGGCTTACCTCCTGCTCCTCGAAACCATCCTTTTGATGTGTGTTTTTCCATTGATGAAGACGGTATCCTAACTGTTTCAGCTGAGGAGAAGACCACTGGCAATTGGAATGAGATTACTATAACCAATGATAGAGAAAGACTGTCAACAGAAGAAATTAACAGATTGATTCAAGAAGCTAAGATGTACCAGGCTGAAGATAAGAAGTTCCTCAGGCAGGCCAATGCAATGAATGCTTTGGATGATTGCGTTTACAAGATGAGGAATACATTAATCAAGAAGGATACCAATTCAAAGCTTTGCTCAcaagaaaaggagaagatcAGTTCTGCTATTGCCAAGGCCACAAATTTGCTTGATTATCATAACCAGCTGGATGAAGTAGATGTGCTTGAGGACTATGTGGAGGAGCTTAAGAGCAGGTTTGAGCGCATTGTGGGCAAGATTGGCTAG
- the LOC130728127 gene encoding probable serine/threonine-protein kinase PBL8 translates to MGNCGTREESAVVSNAQVQQLNHAPSLGACSSRTITATGGSGLSEKKYTLRQTLSESASDLSETCSTPRANSSCSNNTLLYTHVIAFTLYELETITKSFRGDYILGEGGFGTVYKGYIDENVRVGLKSLPVAVKVLNKEGLQGHREWLTEVNFLGQLRHPNLVKLIGYCCEDDHRLLVYEFMFRGSLENHLFRKATAPLTWATRMMIALGAAKGLAFLHNAERPVIYRDFKTSNILLDSDYTAKLSDFGLAKAGPQGDETHVSTRVMGTYGYAAPEYVMTGHLTARSDVYSFGVVLLELLTGRKSVDKTRPGKEQSLVDWARPKLNDKRKLLQIIDPRLENQYSVRAAQKACSLAYYCLSQNPKARPLMSDVVETLEPLQSSSIGPGEVSLTGSNSGSVPFAMSKFSDYRMRHKFSNNVGPGAACRSPNPNCSPGAPACRVR, encoded by the exons ATGGGCAACTGTGGTACCAGAGAAGAATCCGCCGTCGTTTCCAATGCACAAG TTCAGCAGCTTAACCACGCGCCGTCGCTCGGCGCGTGCAGTTCCAGAACGATAACCGCCACCGGCGGAAGCGGTTTGAGCGAGAAGAAGTACACTCTGAGGCAAACTCTGAGCGAGTCCGCTTCGGATCTGAGCGAGACTTGCTCGACGCCACGCGCTAACAGCAGTTGCAGCAACAACACGCTCCTCTACACTCACGTCATCGCGTTCACGCTCTACGAGCTTGAAACCATTACCAAGAGCTTCCGTGGTGACTATATCTTGGGTGAGGGAGGGTTCGGAACTGTTTACAAAGGCTACATTGACGAGAACGTGAGGGTTGGACTCAAGTCGCTACCTGTTGCGGTTAAGGTTTTGAACAAGGAAGGGCTTCAGGGACATCGCGAGTGGCTT ACGGAGGTGAATTTCTTGGGGCAACTGAGGCATCCGAATCTGGTGAAGTTGATCGGTTACTGCTGTGAAGATGATCATAGGCTGCTGGTGTATGAGTTCATGTTTCGAGGAAGTTTGGAGAATCACCTATTCAGAA AGGCAACTGCCCCTTTAACATGGGCTACAAGAATGATGATTGCTCTTGGAGCAGCCAAAGGACTTGCCTTTCTCCACAATGCTGAAAGGCCTGTCATCTATCGCGACTTCAAAACATCTAATATATTATTGGACTCT GACTATACAGCCAAGCTTTCTGATTTTGGGCTAGCTAAAGCAGGACCTCAAGGTGATGAAACCCATGTATCCACCAGAGTCATGGGTACATATGGTTATGCTGCCCCTGAATATGTAATGACTG GTCACCTAACAGCTAGGAGTGATGTATATAGCTTTGGGGTTGTTCTTTTGGAGCTTTTAACGGGAAGGAAATCGGTCGACAAGACAAGACCCGGGAAGGAACAGAGCTTGGTAGATTGGGCGCGGCCAAAGCTCAATGACAAGAGAAAGCTCCTACAAATAATTGATCCTAGATTGGAGAATCAGTACTCAGTGAGAGCAGCACAGAAAGCATGTAGTTTGGCTTACTACTGCTTGAGCCAAAATCCCAAAGCGAGGCCACTAATGAGTGATGTAGTTGAGACTCTGGAACCTCTACAAAGTTCTAGTATTGGTCCTGGTGAAGTCTCGCTAACAGGATCAAATAGTGGCAGTGTGCCTTTTGCTATGAGCAAATTCTCTGACTACCGGATGCGTCACAAGTTTTCGAATAATGTTGGCCCGGGCGCTGCTTGTCGGTCTCCGAACCCGAATTGCTCACCGGGTGCTCCAGCATGCCGGGTCAGATGA